A single genomic interval of bacterium harbors:
- a CDS encoding glyoxalase/bleomycin resistance/extradiol dioxygenase family protein: MRAERILETCLYVDDLDAAEAFYTRVLGLALIGQDPARHRFFRCGEGVLLLFNPALTVADGKAPPHGAQGPGHLTFAMAASEAPAWRAWLREQGVAIEREVGWPGGGLSLYFRDPSGNSLELATPSLWFPEA; encoded by the coding sequence ATGCGCGCCGAGCGGATTCTCGAGACCTGCCTCTACGTCGACGACCTGGATGCCGCCGAAGCCTTCTACACCCGGGTGCTGGGCCTGGCGCTCATCGGCCAGGACCCCGCTCGGCACCGCTTCTTCCGCTGCGGCGAGGGCGTGCTGCTGCTCTTCAACCCGGCCTTGACCGTGGCCGACGGCAAGGCGCCACCCCACGGCGCCCAGGGGCCGGGCCACCTCACCTTCGCGATGGCAGCGAGCGAGGCGCCGGCCTGGCGCGCCTGGCTGCGCGAGCAGGGCGTCGCGATCGAGCGCGAGGTGGGCTGGCCGGGTGGCGGCCTCAGTCTCTATTTCCGCGATCCGTCGGGGAACAGCCTCGAGCTGGCCACGCCGTCGCTCTGGTTCCCCGAGGCCTAG